The genome window TCATCATCAGAATCACTTAGGGTAAGGTCAACCTGCATTAAatcataaaacattttaaatggaTACATGGCAttcgttttggttttaataGCATTCAAAACTCACTGTTTCGCTATTGGATGTAGAGGTTGGTTGATCCTCAGGCGCTGGTGACAAATCAGACTTCATCGGCTTGCTGTCATCGATCAGTTCTATAcaatttgaatgaaatatagtaaatatagtTTGCATAGTAAATTTACTATAAATGTATGTAGAATACTAACCAACATCGTCTGATATGACCTCAACCTTGGTTGGTTTTGATGGTGTGTCTAAAATCTGAGTTTCAGTACGCAGCCCTGGTGTGCTCCAAGAGCCGTCTTGATGCAGCTGAATCTCAGTGTCATCGCTCTTCAGCAGCGATGAGCCTAATACCTCTTGGAAATAGCTGTGGACAAGAGAAGCAAAtgcatttacaatttatacaaGTGTGGTGAGatgatataataaaaacttacCCATCGATAACCAAACTGTCATAGATGGCTGGTTTATCGCAAACCGGACAATTCCAGGTGGGCTTGCGCTCGTTCATTTGCAGGTAGAGACTGGCATCAAAGCACTGAAGATGCGAGCAGGTTGAGGCGCGACACGGCAACGACATTTTCATCTTGCCCAATGGACAAATTAGCGATACCTTTAGCATGGTGGTTGCGATTTCACAGTCCGCATCCTCTGTAAGCTTCTCCTTAACTGCAAATTAGAAACATGTAACTCTTGCCCAACAATTTGAAAGGAAATGAATTTAACGTACTCAGACCACGTGTGTAATCCGCGTGCTTTACGCCCTTTGTTTTCATGCGATGCAACAATTGTGTGGATGTAAGTTTCTTTACTAAATATACAGCTAGGCAGTAGCTACGAGTGTAGTCCGGGCACCATTGCACCATTATTGTGTTGGTCACTGTGGGCGACAGTTTCACATTGGATGTAACGTTCACAGGGCGTGGCGGACGTTTTGGTTCCACATTTGGGCGATTTGTAGGAATGACATTCTAAAGGGATACCGAAAGTAAAAGAGAGAATGTAAAGAATGTAGTCAAATATACTTACAGGTAGCTGacacattttgttattaaCTTTAACATTAACACTGGGCGGAAAACAGTCCTCTTGGTCACACGATGTCTCGACAAGACAGAAACGGAGCTGCACTTGAATGGCATGCTCAATTTTTGAACTGTTGCGTATGTCGCGATTCGTTGCAATCTCTGTAGCCTGCTGTGGCGTCAGTGTAAAGTAAAAAGGCACCTCTTGCACACGCTGTGTGTTCCGCGGCACTAGCGTCGATGGCTTGATCAGGGTGCCGAGCACATCGTAGAATGCCAGCTTTTTCAGGCGTACATCCGGATGGATGGGCATctggctgttgatgctgtgcGTGTGCAGGAATGGCATTAGATTGCCGGGCGCACCGCCAGCGCCCACGGGCATCTGGGCCGGATTGCCAGCACCGCCGGGTGGCACTTGGgcggctgcagcagctgctgctgcggcggcggcggcaccGCCAACGAGACTCGCATTATTTTGCTGCACGCCGGGCAGCTGCATGTGCGAGTACATTCTGGTTGGATCTATGTACTGCAGCGTGGCGCTTTGTTCTTGTACGGATAGAGCGTAAACTTCTTGTATCTTGGGTGCGAGCAGGTCCAGATTAGTGCGCAGGAACGATACGATGCGACTTTGCAGATCGGTTTTTCGTCCAGCGAAGGAAATGTTCAGAAACGATAAGATCTTTTGCAGCTCTACGACGCGTAGCATCTGCACCATCTGCTCACATtcctacaaaacaaaaatgggGAATTTAAGAGTAAGAGAAAATCTTGGTTAGAGTGTAGGCGGAGGCTGATAAAATAACTGTTTCAAAAAGCACGACGCCGCGTATatacacacaatacacaaacacattcacacaATCGCTTGTATAGATATGCATACACATGTAGACAATGACAATTCTGTATGCATTACATGTGAGTTTGTACacaagtatgtgtgtgcgtatatACACCAAACAGTATATAAAACattaatacatatgtatgtacatacatatgcatataatgTAATGAGAATGTACTTTAACTCAACAATTCCAAACTTTGCACACTCCACTAATACCGGCAGTAGGAGCATCAAttcttttgcaaaaaaaacgaaaaaccacCGACATAGACATTATTGAGATACGCCGACCGCACAGTGGACACAAAATTGCATGTCCCAAATTGTACATTACCTTGAACGGCACGATAGAAAATGCGATTCAAAGGAAGCGGCATTTTATAATTAGGTTGACCACGttctaatactaatactatgTTAACAAACTACAAATATCTAAAGATgatatttaactaaaatgctACTTTAATTTCCCCGCATTTATCTTTTTAATCacacaaaatttgttgtgtCGGAGGAAATATGGCGGATGCCAGTGTTGTAAAGCATTGAATCCGTTCAACAAATGTTTAACTATTTTGCAATAGGTGGCGCTACAATTCAAAGAATGCCTCCCCACATTGGTCACATTGTTTTTACTtatcaattgttttttttatgaatgtaaaaatttatgttttgccAAACTTACTAGtgataaaagaaacatattaCAGTAGACTTACCTTAAATTTGTTCGCATCAAATGTGTTCACTGCTGTTGGCGCTGAAGATGTCGATTGTTGCTGTGTGGTAGAAGCGGCATTTTCCGCCTGTGTTTGCGAGCGGGTTTTTCGCATTACAATTCCTGTTTTTGATTATTC of Drosophila nasuta strain 15112-1781.00 chromosome 3, ASM2355853v1, whole genome shotgun sequence contains these proteins:
- the LOC132789925 gene encoding E3 SUMO-protein ligase PIAS1 isoform X7 — protein: MRKTRSQTQAENAASTTQQQSTSSAPTAVNTFDANKFKECEQMVQMLRVVELQKILSFLNISFAGRKTDLQSRIVSFLRTNLDLLAPKIQEVYALSVQEQSATLQYIDPTRMYSHMQLPGVQQNNASLVGGAAAAAAAAAAAAQVPPGGAGNPAQMPVGAGGAPGNLMPFLHTHSINSQMPIHPDVRLKKLAFYDVLGTLIKPSTLVPRNTQRVQEVPFYFTLTPQQATEIATNRDIRNSSKIEHAIQVQLRFCLVETSCDQEDCFPPSVNVKVNNKMCQLPNVIPTNRPNVEPKRPPRPVNVTSNVKLSPTVTNTIMVQWCPDYTRSYCLAVYLVKKLTSTQLLHRMKTKGVKHADYTRGLIKEKLTEDADCEIATTMLKVSLICPLGKMKMSLPCRASTCSHLQCFDASLYLQMNERKPTWNCPVCDKPAIYDSLVIDGYFQEVLGSSLLKSDDTEIQLHQDGSWSTPGLRTETQILDTPSKPTKVEVISDDVELIDDSKPMKSDLSPAPEDQPTSTSNSETVDLTLSDSDDDMPLAKRRPPAKQAAATSTSNGTGAAQRAYPSSQQPQKTVRWISCDNRMMGV
- the LOC132789925 gene encoding E3 SUMO-protein ligase PIAS1 isoform X5 yields the protein MRKTRSQTQAENAASTTQQQSTSSAPTAVNTFDANKFKECEQMVQMLRVVELQKILSFLNISFAGRKTDLQSRIVSFLRTNLDLLAPKIQEVYALSVQEQSATLQYIDPTRMYSHMQLPGVQQNNASLVGGAAAAAAAAAAAAQVPPGGAGNPAQMPVGAGGAPGNLMPFLHTHSINSQMPIHPDVRLKKLAFYDVLGTLIKPSTLVPRNTQRVQEVPFYFTLTPQQATEIATNRDIRNSSKIEHAIQVQLRFCLVETSCDQEDCFPPSVNVKVNNKMCQLPNVIPTNRPNVEPKRPPRPVNVTSNVKLSPTVTNTIMVQWCPDYTRSYCLAVYLVKKLTSTQLLHRMKTKGVKHADYTRGLIKEKLTEDADCEIATTMLKVSLICPLGKMKMSLPCRASTCSHLQCFDASLYLQMNERKPTWNCPVCDKPAIYDSLVIDGYFQEVLGSSLLKSDDTEIQLHQDGSWSTPGLRTETQILDTPSKPTKVEVISDDVELIDDSKPMKSDLSPAPEDQPTSTSNSETVDLTLSDSDDDMPLAKRRPPAKQAAATSTSNGTGAAQRAYPSSQQPQKTDEEELPVDKKEVSVIELSDSP
- the LOC132789925 gene encoding E3 SUMO-protein ligase PIAS2 isoform X4; translation: MRKTRSQTQAENAASTTQQQSTSSAPTAVNTFDANKFKECEQMVQMLRVVELQKILSFLNISFAGRKTDLQSRIVSFLRTNLDLLAPKIQEVYALSVQEQSATLQYIDPTRMYSHMQLPGVQQNNASLVGGAAAAAAAAAAAAQVPPGGAGNPAQMPVGAGGAPGNLMPFLHTHSINSQMPIHPDVRLKKLAFYDVLGTLIKPSTLVPRNTQRVQEVPFYFTLTPQQATEIATNRDIRNSSKIEHAIQVQLRFCLVETSCDQEDCFPPSVNVKVNNKMCQLPNVIPTNRPNVEPKRPPRPVNVTSNVKLSPTVTNTIMVQWCPDYTRSYCLAVYLVKKLTSTQLLHRMKTKGVKHADYTRGLIKEKLTEDADCEIATTMLKVSLICPLGKMKMSLPCRASTCSHLQCFDASLYLQMNERKPTWNCPVCDKPAIYDSLVIDGYFQEVLGSSLLKSDDTEIQLHQDGSWSTPGLRTETQILDTPSKPTKVEVISDDVELIDDSKPMKSDLSPAPEDQPTSTSNSETVDLTLSDSDDDMPLAKRRPPAKQAAATSTSNGTGAAQRAYPSSQQPQKTALFKKTNLPRPNTRISYKTIQSRKMDKL
- the LOC132789925 gene encoding E3 SUMO-protein ligase PIAS2 isoform X3, with protein sequence MRKTRSQTQAENAASTTQQQSTSSAPTAVNTFDANKFKECEQMVQMLRVVELQKILSFLNISFAGRKTDLQSRIVSFLRTNLDLLAPKIQEVYALSVQEQSATLQYIDPTRMYSHMQLPGVQQNNASLVGGAAAAAAAAAAAAQVPPGGAGNPAQMPVGAGGAPGNLMPFLHTHSINSQMPIHPDVRLKKLAFYDVLGTLIKPSTLVPRNTQRVQEVPFYFTLTPQQATEIATNRDIRNSSKIEHAIQVQLRFCLVETSCDQEDCFPPSVNVKVNNKMCQLPNVIPTNRPNVEPKRPPRPVNVTSNVKLSPTVTNTIMVQWCPDYTRSYCLAVYLVKKLTSTQLLHRMKTKGVKHADYTRGLIKEKLTEDADCEIATTMLKVSLICPLGKMKMSLPCRASTCSHLQCFDASLYLQMNERKPTWNCPVCDKPAIYDSLVIDGYFQEVLGSSLLKSDDTEIQLHQDGSWSTPGLRTETQILDTPSKPTKVEVISDDVELIDDSKPMKSDLSPAPEDQPTSTSNSETVDLTLSDSDDDMPLAKRRPPAKQAAATSTSNGTGAAQRAYPSSQQPQKTALFKKTNLPRPNTRISYKTIQSRYVLLGY
- the LOC132789925 gene encoding E3 SUMO-protein ligase PIAS1 isoform X8 — translated: MRKTRSQTQAENAASTTQQQSTSSAPTAVNTFDANKFKECEQMVQMLRVVELQKILSFLNISFAGRKTDLQSRIVSFLRTNLDLLAPKIQEVYALSVQEQSATLQYIDPTRMYSHMQLPGVQQNNASLVGGAAAAAAAAAAAAQVPPGGAGNPAQMPVGAGGAPGNLMPFLHTHSINSQMPIHPDVRLKKLAFYDVLGTLIKPSTLVPRNTQRVQEVPFYFTLTPQQATEIATNRDIRNSSKIEHAIQVQLRFCLVETSCDQEDCFPPSVNVKVNNKMCQLPNVIPTNRPNVEPKRPPRPVNVTSNVKLSPTVTNTIMVQWCPDYTRSYCLAVYLVKKLTSTQLLHRMKTKGVKHADYTRGLIKEKLTEDADCEIATTMLKVSLICPLGKMKMSLPCRASTCSHLQCFDASLYLQMNERKPTWNCPVCDKPAIYDSLVIDGYFQEVLGSSLLKSDDTEIQLHQDGSWSTPGLRTETQILDTPSKPTKVEVISDDVELIDDSKPMKSDLSPAPEDQPTSTSNSETVDLTLSDSDDDMPLAKRRPPAKQAAATSTSNGTGAAQRAYPSSQQPQKTVYPLHFS
- the LOC132789925 gene encoding E3 SUMO-protein ligase PIAS1 isoform X6; translated protein: MRKTRSQTQAENAASTTQQQSTSSAPTAVNTFDANKFKECEQMVQMLRVVELQKILSFLNISFAGRKTDLQSRIVSFLRTNLDLLAPKIQEVYALSVQEQSATLQYIDPTRMYSHMQLPGVQQNNASLVGGAAAAAAAAAAAAQVPPGGAGNPAQMPVGAGGAPGNLMPFLHTHSINSQMPIHPDVRLKKLAFYDVLGTLIKPSTLVPRNTQRVQEVPFYFTLTPQQATEIATNRDIRNSSKIEHAIQVQLRFCLVETSCDQEDCFPPSVNVKVNNKMCQLPNVIPTNRPNVEPKRPPRPVNVTSNVKLSPTVTNTIMVQWCPDYTRSYCLAVYLVKKLTSTQLLHRMKTKGVKHADYTRGLIKEKLTEDADCEIATTMLKVSLICPLGKMKMSLPCRASTCSHLQCFDASLYLQMNERKPTWNCPVCDKPAIYDSLVIDGYFQEVLGSSLLKSDDTEIQLHQDGSWSTPGLRTETQILDTPSKPTKVEVISDDVELIDDSKPMKSDLSPAPEDQPTSTSNSETVDLTLSDSDDDMPLAKRRPPAKQAAATSTSNGTGAAQRAYPSSQQPQKTGTPAMRMHDLPMTKSKKTH
- the LOC132789925 gene encoding E3 SUMO-protein ligase PIAS2 isoform X1, translated to MRKTRSQTQAENAASTTQQQSTSSAPTAVNTFDANKFKECEQMVQMLRVVELQKILSFLNISFAGRKTDLQSRIVSFLRTNLDLLAPKIQEVYALSVQEQSATLQYIDPTRMYSHMQLPGVQQNNASLVGGAAAAAAAAAAAAQVPPGGAGNPAQMPVGAGGAPGNLMPFLHTHSINSQMPIHPDVRLKKLAFYDVLGTLIKPSTLVPRNTQRVQEVPFYFTLTPQQATEIATNRDIRNSSKIEHAIQVQLRFCLVETSCDQEDCFPPSVNVKVNNKMCQLPNVIPTNRPNVEPKRPPRPVNVTSNVKLSPTVTNTIMVQWCPDYTRSYCLAVYLVKKLTSTQLLHRMKTKGVKHADYTRGLIKEKLTEDADCEIATTMLKVSLICPLGKMKMSLPCRASTCSHLQCFDASLYLQMNERKPTWNCPVCDKPAIYDSLVIDGYFQEVLGSSLLKSDDTEIQLHQDGSWSTPGLRTETQILDTPSKPTKVEVISDDVELIDDSKPMKSDLSPAPEDQPTSTSNSETVDLTLSDSDDDMPLAKRRPPAKQAAATSTSNGTGAAQRAYPSSQQPQKTDSPEQQALRASLSPETHEQQQQMLLGDQPSAAVHASLLESLAAAVADQKHFQLLDLAAVAAAAAATASASAQNPNAGP
- the LOC132789925 gene encoding E3 SUMO-protein ligase PIAS2 isoform X2; translation: MVQMLRVVELQKILSFLNISFAGRKTDLQSRIVSFLRTNLDLLAPKIQEVYALSVQEQSATLQYIDPTRMYSHMQLPGVQQNNASLVGGAAAAAAAAAAAAQVPPGGAGNPAQMPVGAGGAPGNLMPFLHTHSINSQMPIHPDVRLKKLAFYDVLGTLIKPSTLVPRNTQRVQEVPFYFTLTPQQATEIATNRDIRNSSKIEHAIQVQLRFCLVETSCDQEDCFPPSVNVKVNNKMCQLPNVIPTNRPNVEPKRPPRPVNVTSNVKLSPTVTNTIMVQWCPDYTRSYCLAVYLVKKLTSTQLLHRMKTKGVKHADYTRGLIKEKLTEDADCEIATTMLKVSLICPLGKMKMSLPCRASTCSHLQCFDASLYLQMNERKPTWNCPVCDKPAIYDSLVIDGYFQEVLGSSLLKSDDTEIQLHQDGSWSTPGLRTETQILDTPSKPTKVEVISDDVELIDDSKPMKSDLSPAPEDQPTSTSNSETVDLTLSDSDDDMPLAKRRPPAKQAAATSTSNGTGAAQRAYPSSQQPQKTDSPEQQALRASLSPETHEQQQQMLLGDQPSAAVHASLLESLAAAVADQKHFQLLDLAAVAAAAAATASASAQNPNAGP